Proteins from one Tenrec ecaudatus isolate mTenEca1 chromosome 8, mTenEca1.hap1, whole genome shotgun sequence genomic window:
- the MUC20 gene encoding mucin-20: MVVTSPTETSATGGSSAVMEMTTAEAVRESGHKGAIVDVLCTDASSEEVNVISIDVPTLAGTSAETEALTLESSPSSDLALGTITIPLAREPAITAPAQAWVSYTIADIEVTNCSVIEIEATAMIPGLSHTDRSPTKGVEGPSTLEIPALPDSTEAHSHIAETTTSVKTLPTAGTTEAGIPGRPVPTSPTNNSTERKTAAKASASHGTLLTVSTHSSEDTAVFSVETTSHTAASESMTVSAGTASAMGKGTTLATASASVHSPVEIATIKNSTPVETFGTGSTTRRPLPTSRDPLPSANSSRGANLALAKPSTPPETLKTSRTTRREPLPAAWARLTTKAPTGGDGGFLLLRLSVVSPEDLTGPRGVARLMKQYDI; encoded by the exons ATGGTTGTCACCAGCCCCACGGAGACGTCAGCCACAGGTGGCAGCAGCGCAGTCATGGAAATGACCACAGCTGAGGCTGTTAGGGAAAGTGGTCACAAAGGAGCCATCGTTGATGTCCTTTGTACTGATGCCAGCTCTGAAGAGGTAAACGTGATCTCCATTGATGTCCCGACCTTGGCTGGCACCTCTGCAGAAACCGAGGCCCTGACCTTGGAGAGCAGTCCCTCCTCCGATCTCGCGCTTGGAACCATCACCATCCCACTAGCCAGGGAACCTGCGATCACTGCTCCAGCTCAGGCCTGGGTTTCCTACACCATCGCTGACATCGAGGTTACCAACTGCAGCGTTATAGAAATAGAGGCCACGGCCATGATTCCTGGCCTCTCCCACACAGATCGCAGCCCCACAAAAGGAGTAGAAGGCCCGTCCACCCTGGAGATACCAGCTCTGCCTGACTCCACGGAAGCACATTCACACATCGCTGAGACCACAACCTCTGTGAAGACCTTGCCAACAGCTGGCACCACAGAAGCAGGCATACCTGGCAGGCCAGTTCCGACCTCACCAACCAATAACAGCACAGAAAGAAAAACGGCAGCCAAAGCCTCTGCCTCCCATGGGACTTTGCTGACAGTTAGCACACACTCCTCGGAAGACACAGCAGTTTTCTCTGTTGAGACAACAAGCCACACTGCAGCCTCAGAATCAATGACCGTCTCTGCAGGGACTGCATCAGCTATGGGCAAAGGTACTACTTTGGCTACGGCCTCAGCTTCGGTCCATAGCCCTGTGGAAATAGCTACCATCAAGAACTCAACACCTGTAGAAACTTTCGGCACAGGGAGCACAACCCGAAGACCCCTCCCCACCAGCAGGGACCCTCTTCCTTCCGCCAACAGCAGCCGAGGAGCAAACCTCGCTTTAGCTAAGCCCTCAACCCCACCGGAGACCCTGAAGACATCCAGGACAACCAGAAGGGAGCCTCTGCCAGCTGCCTGGGCAAGGCTGACCACAAAGGCTCCTACAG GTGGAGACGGAGGCTTCCTCCTCCTGCGGCTGAGTGTGGTCTCCCCAGAAGATCTCACTGGCCCTAGGGGAGTAGCGAGACTGATGAAGCAG